A single genomic interval of Odontesthes bonariensis isolate fOdoBon6 chromosome 3, fOdoBon6.hap1, whole genome shotgun sequence harbors:
- the lrig1 gene encoding leucine-rich repeats and immunoglobulin-like domains protein 1 yields the protein MAASLGRFGYMSRCFFYLILSVELFNSYGLSSDTPCPQNCTCNGDSVDCSNLELTATPLDLPIRTVSLNLGRNKLTSISVEAFANLLNLRELRLDHNELTSIPDLGQASSKIVSLHLHHNKIRSIDGRRTRELVSVETLDLSNNDITELRGHCFPAGLQVRDLYLSNNKISTLELGALDHLGSTLQVLRLSRNRISQIPVRAFQLPRLTQLELNRNRIRQIEGLAFQGLSSLEVLKLQRNSISKLTDGAFWDLAKMKVLHLEYNNLTEVNSGSLYGLTSLTQLFLSNNSIASINPDGWKFCQKLRELNLSYNNLTRLDEGSLAELGDLHTLRLGHNSISHINEGAFRGLKAVRILELDHNDISGTIEDTNGAFSGLDKLNKLTLFGNKIKSVAKKAFSGLETLEHLNLGENAIRSIQPDAFSRMKNLKSLLIQSSSFLCDCQLQWLPGWLVTRGLQAGVNASCAHPLSLQGTSIFEAPSNSFVCGELCMTFPKPQITVQPETTVTVLGSDVRLTCTAASSSSSPMTFAWRKDQELLRHAEMENYAHVHAHHQGATPDAAAGTGGGVMEYTTILLLRRVTFAHEGRYQCIITNHFGSTYSTKAHVIVNVLPSFVKTPRDSTIRTRSTARLECAAEGHPAPQIAWQKDGGTDFPAARERRMHVMPDDDVFFITDVKPEDMGVYSCTAKNTAGTVSANATLTVLKMPYMLDEDLPKDRSVAVGDTVALQCKALGSPPPRITWLRDDQPLRPSERLHFTPGNQLLVISSASPEDAGRYTCVMSNTLGTERANSQLEVIRSPCDWPNTVTIGIIVIAVVTSIVVTSLVWVCIIYQTRKKSEECSVTNTDETIVPLDVPSYLSSQGTLSERQDVCIRVEAGGGPQPNGHVDATGFDGAVVCTDCMETGNSYSKDPDYLTHGFGPSSGAEYQQQCVPPPYSHCYLGEQHDTELHTAPLCNGTPYGIRKDTQGSTFPKNHNTIQLNQDDRKVSRAGQTPASAPSQEDSFHKPVKLAEVTGHGCLDTDCEPELRQTLLPNGHALRASQNQSAPLRRASD from the exons AAATCTTGGCCGCAACAAACTGACATCCATCAGTGTTGAAGCCTTTGCCAACCTTCTCAACTTGAGAGAACT ACGCTTGGATCACAATGAGCTGACCTCCATACCAGATTTAGGACAGGCTTCTTCCAAGATCGTGTCCTTGCACCT ACATCATAACAAGATCCGAAGTATTGATGGCAGGCGCACCAGAGAGCTGGTGTCTGTGGAAACCCTGGACCTGAGCAACAATGACATCACTGAGCTGCGAGGGCACTGCTTCCCCGCGGGCCTTCAAGTCCGAGACCT GTACCTGAGCAACAACAAGATCAGCACGTTGGAGCTCGGAGCCCTGGACCATCTGGGCTCCACTCTGCAGGTTCTGAGATTGAGCCGAAACCGCATCAGCCAGATCCCCGTTCGAGCCTTCCAGCTCCCGAGGCTCACCCAGCT CGAACTGAACAGGAACCGTATCCGTCAGATCGAGGGCCTTGCCTTCCAGGGTTTGTCCAGCCTGGAGGTGCTCAAACTTCAGAGGAACAGCATCAGCAAACTGACTGACGGAGCTTTCTGGGACTTGGccaaaatgaaagtcct CCACCTGGAGTACAACAACCTGACGGAGGTGAACAGTGGCTCCCTGTATGGCCTGACCTCCCTCACGCAACTATTTCTTAGTAACAACTCAATAGCCAGCATCAACCCTGATGGATGGAAGTTCTGCCAAAAGCTGAGGGAACT GAATTTGTCGTACAACAACTTGACTCGTCTGGATGAGGGAAGCCTGGCTGAGCTGGGGGATCTCCACACCCTCCGTCTGGGCCACAACTCCATCAGCCACATCAACGAGGGAGCCTTCAGGGGCCTCAAGGCCGTACGCATCCT GGAGCTGGACCATAACGACATCTCGGGCACAATAGAGGACACCAACGGGGCCTTTTCTGGATTGGAcaagctcaacaagct GACTCTGTTTGGAAACAAGATCAAGTCGGTGGCCAAGAAAGCCTTCTCCGGCCTGGAGACCCTGGAACACCT GAACCTGGGGGAGAACGCTATCCGCTCCATCCAGCCCGACGCCTTCAGTAGGATGAAGAACCTCAAAAGCCT TCTCATCCAGAGCAGCAGTTTCCTCTGCGACTGCCAGCTGCAGTGGCTGCCCGGCTGGTTGGTGACACGCGGGCTGCAGGCCGGTGTCAATGCCAGCTGTGCCCACCCGCTGAGCCTGCAGGGCACCAGCATCTTTGAGGCTCCATCCAACAGCTTTGTGTGTGGTGAGTTATGT ATGACCTTCCCCAAGCCCCAGATCACCGTCCAGCCGGAGACCACGGTGACGGTGCTCGGCAGCGACGTACGTCTCACCTGCACGGCCGCAAGCAGCAGCTCCTCCCCCATGACTTTTGCGTGGCGCAAGGACCAGGAGCTGCTTCGCCACGCCGAGATGGAGAACTACGCTCACGTGCACGCTCACCACCAAGGCGCGACGCCTGACGCGGCGGCGGGTACAGGAGGAGGCGTGATGGAGTACACCACCATCCTGCTCCTGCGGCGTGTCACTTTTGCCCACGAGGGACGCTACCAGTGCATCATCACCAACCACTTCGGCTCCACCTACTCCACCAAAGCTCATGTCATTGTCAACG TGCTGCCATCCTTCGTGAAGACCCCCAGGGACAGCACCATCCGAACGAGAAGCACCGCCCGGCTGGAGTGCGCCGCAGAGGGTCACCCGGCACCGCAGATCGCCTGGCAGAAGGACGGCGGCACAGATTTCCCTGCAGCCCGTGAGCGCAGAATGCACGTCATGCCCGACGACGACGTTTTCTTCATCACGGACGTCAAGCCCGAGGACATGGGCGTGTACAGCTGCACTGCCAAAAACACAGCGGGCACCGTCTCTGCCAACGCCACCCTCACCGTGCTGA AAATGCCCTACATGTTGGACGAGGACCTGCCTAAGGACCGCAGCGTGGCGGTCGGGGACACGGTGGCCCTGCAGTGTAAAGCCCTCGGCAGCCCGCCTCCCCGCATCACCTGGCTGCGCGACGACCAGCCGCTGCGCCCCTCCGAAAGGCTTCACTTCACCCCCGGGAACCAGCTGCTGGTCATCAGCTCGGCCTCGCCGGAGGACGCCGGCCGCTACACCTGCGTCATGTCCAACACGCTCGGCACGGAGCGCGCTAACAGCCAGCTGGAGGTGATCAGGAGCCCCTGCGACTGGCCCAACACAGTCACCATAGGCATCATCGTTATCGCCGTGGTCACGAGTATTGTGGTGACCTCGCTGGTGTGGGTGTGCATCATCTACCAGACCAGGAAAAAGAGCGAGGAGTGCAGCGTGACCAACACGG ATGAGACGATTGTCCCCCTagatgtccccagctacctctccTCCCAGGGCACTCTGTCTGAGCGGCAGGACGTGTGCATCCGCGTGGAGGCTGGCGGCGGTCCTCAGCCTAACGGACACGTAGACGCCACAG GTTTCGATGGCGCAGTAGTGTGCACAGATTGTATGGAGACTGGCAACAGCTACTCCAAAGATCCCGACTACCTGACCCACGGGTTCGGCCCCTCTTCAGGGGCTGAGTACCAGCAGCAGTGCGTCCCCCCGCCCTACTCTCACTGTTACCTGGGGGAGCAGCATGACACGGAGTTGCACACGGCTCCGCTCTGCAACGGGACTCCCTACGGGATCCGAAAGGACACTCAAGGATCCACATTTCCAAAAAACCACAATACAATACAGCTGAACCAAGACGATAGAAAAG TGAGCAGAGCGGGACAGACGCCGGCGAGCGCTCCATCACAGGAGGACTCCTTCCACAAGCCAGTGAAGCTGGCCGAGGTGACGGGCCACGGATGTCTGGACACTGACTGTGAGCCTGAGCTCAGGCAGACTCTGCTGCCCAATGGACACGCCCTCAGAGCCTCTCAGAATCAGAGCGCCCCTCTGAGGAGAGCCAGCGACTAG